Proteins encoded together in one Ogataea parapolymorpha DL-1 chromosome III, whole genome shotgun sequence window:
- a CDS encoding proteasomal ATPase-associated factor 1, protein MIDKVIIQHDFRYVIQDVQRGMVEKERFWVYINDERTDFECVGKDIVSLGAWKFEEKHGDIVLKNGSKSITLKQPSSSMNADYEINCVAATDDGKRAIGGTQGQLTFISSDGKCVEVHNAHYSDILQIQYFPSKQVAMTIGLDFSIKIWSVLDGSNPRTMRKHAAMLTALAAIGRGRNIISGARDGAIYIWECASGEPVWEFRRVKNLTDPVVGLAVIDTGEPGNDARPVSDSIFYETENKNLLVGYESGVVATYDLETRCSLGEFAAGDKMSAFAANKEILVTGHSDGTIRCFRGSEKIWELHSDEEVRKIQISDRKIYCLQRQVAIIDYDGEVESIFSDYYGLNDFCAIPGSLYVACKDNTLKKISL, encoded by the coding sequence ATGATAGACAAGGTCATTATCCAGCATGATTTCCGGTACGTGATACAAGACGTGCAAAGGGGTATGGTGGAGAAAGAAAGATTCTGGGTCTATATCAATGACGAGCGAACCGATTTTGAGTGTGTGGGCAAAGATATCGTCTCATTAGGAGCATGGAAATTCGAGGAGAAGCACGGCGACATCgtgctgaaaaatggatCCAAGAGCATCACCCTGAAACAACCGTCGTCGAGTATGAATGCTGATTATGAAATCAACTGCGTGGCTGCCACAGACGATGGCAAACGTGCTATAGGTGGCACACAGGGACAGCTCACGTTTATAAGTTCCGACGGCAAGTGTGTTGAGGTGCACAACGCCCACTATTCAGATATTCTACAAATACAGTACTTTCCAAGCAAGCAGGTGGCAATGACAATTGGTCTCGATTTCAGCATCAAGATCTGGTCTGTGCTGGACGGAAGCAACCCAAGAACGATGCGCAAGCATGCTGCAATGCTCACAGCCCTCGCTGCCATAGGACGCGGGAGAAACATTATCTCTGGAGCGCGTGATGGTGCGATTTATATATGGGAGTGTGCCAGTGGAGAACCAGTATGGGAGTTCCGGCGAGTGAAAAATTTGACAGACCCTGTGGTGGGACTCGCCGTGATAGACACTGGGGAGCCCGGGAATGATGCCCGGCCGGTGTCTGATTCCATATTTTACGAGAcagaaaacaaaaaccTGTTGGTTGGCTACGAAAGCGGTGTGGTGGCAACGTACGATTTGGAAACGCGCTGTTCTCTTGGTGAGTTCGCAGCGGGGGACAAAATGTCTGCATTTGCTGCTAATAAGGAAATTTTGGTGACGGGCCATTCTGATGGCACAATAAGGTGTTTTCGAGGATCCGAAAAGATATGGGAGCTCCATAGCGATGAGGAAGTTCGCAAAATACAAATATCAGACAGAAAAATCTACTGCCTTCAGAGACAGGTGGCGATCATCGACTATGATGGAGAAGTTGAATCTATATTCAGCGATTATTACGGGCTGAACGATTTCTGCGCAATTCCTGGTAGCTTGTATGTCGCCTGCAAGGACAACACc